In Streptomyces sp. NBC_00344, the genomic window GAAAGATCATCCCGAAGGCGATCAACTCGATCATGTGGCGGGTCGGCATCTTCTACGTCGGCTCGGTCGTGCTGCTGGCACTGCTGCTCCCGTACACGGCGTACTCCGACGGCGAGAGCCCCTTCGTCACGGTCCTCGGCAAGCTCGGTGTCCCCGGCGCGGCGGGCGTGATGAACCTGGTCGTGCTGACCGCGGCCCTCTCCAGCCTCAACTCCGGGCTGTACTCCACCGGCCGCATTCTGCGCTCGATGGCCCTGTCCGGTTCCGCTCCCCGTTTCACCGGCCGGCTCAACAAGGGCCAGGTGCCCTACGGCGGCATCCTGCTGACGGCAGGCTTCGGCGTGCTGGGTGTCATCCTCAACTACGTCGTCCCCGGCGAGGCCTTCGAAATCGTCCTCAACTTCGCTTCGATCGGCATCCTGGGCACCTGGGGCATGGTCATGATCTGCTCGCTGCTCTTCTGGCAGCGGTCGAAGGAGGGCCGGGTCAGCCGTCCGGCGTACCGGCTGCCGTGGGCTCCGTACACCCAGATCGTCACGCTCTGCTTCCTCGTCGGGGTGGTGTTCCTGATGTGGTGGGGCGGCGGAGTCGGCCGTACGACCGTGGAGTGTCTGCCGCTGATCGCCGCGGCTCTGGTCGGCGGCTGGTTCGTGGTACGCGGCCGTGTCGCGGCCATCGCCGCGGAGCGCCCGGGCCTGGAAGACTGAAGCGGCATACCGTTCGGTGACACGGAAGGCTGTTGAAGGCATGACGCAGCAGGTCCAAGGGGTCGTGGCCCCCGGCAAGAACGAGCCGCTCCGCGTGGAGACGATCCTGGTCCCTGACCCGGGCCCCGGGGAGGCCGTGGTGAAGATCCAGGCCTGCGGGGTCTGTCACACGGATCTCCACTACAAGCAGGGCGGGATCAACGACGACTTCCCGTTCCTGCTCGGACACGAGGCGGCCGGGGTCGTGGAGTCGGTGGGCGAACGCGTGGACGACGTCGCGCCGGGCGACTTCGTGATCCTCAACTGGCGCGCCGTGTGCGGCCAGTGCCGGGCCTGTCTGCGCGGCCGGCCGCAGTACTGCTTCGACACGCACAACGCGAAGCAGAAGATGACACTGGCCGACGGCACCGAGCTCTCGGCCGCGCTGGGCATCGGGGCCTTCGCCGAGAAGACCCTGGTCGCCGCGGGGCAGTGCACCAAGGTCGACCCGTCCGTCTCGCCCGCGGTGGCGGGACTGCTGGGCTGCGGGGTGATGGCCGGTATCGGCGCCGCCATCAACACCGGACAGGTCGGCCGGGGTGACTCGGTCGCGGTCATCGGCTGCGGCGGTGTCGGGGACGCTGCCGTCGTCGGGGCGCGGCTGGCCGGCGCGGCCAGGATCATCGCCGTCGACATCGACGACAGGAAGCTCGCCACCGCGCGGAAGATGGGCGCGACCCATACCGTCAACTCCCGTACGTCGGACCCGGTCGAGGCCGTCCGGGAGCTGACCGGTGGCTTCGGCGCCGATGTGGTGATCGAGGCGGTGGGCCGCCCGGAGACGTACCAGCAGGCCTTCTACGCCCGCGATCTGGCCGGCACGGTCGTTCTGGTGGGCGTACCGACACCCGAGATGCGCCTGGAGCTCCCGCTGCTCGACGTCTTCGGGCGCGGCGGCTCGCTCAAGTCCTCCTGGTACGGGGACTGTCTGCCGTCCCGTGACTTCCCGATGCTCATCGATCTGCACCAGCAGGGCCGGATCGACCTCGGCGCCTTCGTCACCGAGACCATCCGGCTCGACGAGGTGGAGAAGGCCTTCGAGCGGATGCACGAGGGCGATGTACTGCGGTCGGTGGTGGAGTTCCGATGACCGCTCGCATCGACCGCCTCGTCACATCGGGAACCTTCTCGCTCGACGGCGGCACCTGGGACGTGGACAACAACGTCTGGATCGTCGGTGACGACCGGGAGGCGATCGTCATCGACGCCGCCCATGACGCCGGTGCCATCGAGGCCGCGCTGGCCGGGCGCACCCTGCGCGCCATCG contains:
- a CDS encoding S-(hydroxymethyl)mycothiol dehydrogenase, encoding MTQQVQGVVAPGKNEPLRVETILVPDPGPGEAVVKIQACGVCHTDLHYKQGGINDDFPFLLGHEAAGVVESVGERVDDVAPGDFVILNWRAVCGQCRACLRGRPQYCFDTHNAKQKMTLADGTELSAALGIGAFAEKTLVAAGQCTKVDPSVSPAVAGLLGCGVMAGIGAAINTGQVGRGDSVAVIGCGGVGDAAVVGARLAGAARIIAVDIDDRKLATARKMGATHTVNSRTSDPVEAVRELTGGFGADVVIEAVGRPETYQQAFYARDLAGTVVLVGVPTPEMRLELPLLDVFGRGGSLKSSWYGDCLPSRDFPMLIDLHQQGRIDLGAFVTETIRLDEVEKAFERMHEGDVLRSVVEFR